The following are from one region of the Geoalkalibacter subterraneus genome:
- a CDS encoding acetolactate synthase large subunit, translating into MNAAQLFVKALENEGVEVIYAVPGEENLDLLEALRTSSIRLILTRHEQGAAFMAATHGRLTGNPGVCLATLGPGATNLVTGAAYAQLGGFPMLMITGQKPIKKSKQGRFQIIDVVDMMQPLTKFTKQIVNVDRIPGNVREAFRRAREERPGAVHLELPEDVAAEPADLSRTPLFAISHAHLPQTDDKLIDEAAAMVRAAAYPLLLIGAGAQRHQVCHALGRFIDETGFYFLTTQMGKGVVDESGPLFLGTAALSENDYIHCAIDRADLIINVGHDVVEKPPFFMEHSGKKVIHVNFSSAEVDNVYFPQLEMVGDIANSIKRLGAVLGRLNQDFSYFHRIKEHLDEHLREKIADESFPLKPQRIVADVRRVLPSEGILALDNGMYKIWFARNYLTHKPHTVLLDNALATMGAGLPSAMEAARLFPERRVMAVCGDGGFMMNSQELETAVRLNLNLVVLVIRDEAFGMIRWKQETMGLTDFGLQFGPVDFVLYARSYGASGHRVERARDFAPLLEHCFSQGGVHLVDVAVDYSENMKVLGEELKEKVCLI; encoded by the coding sequence ATGAACGCGGCTCAATTATTTGTAAAAGCCCTGGAAAATGAAGGGGTCGAAGTGATTTACGCAGTGCCGGGCGAGGAGAACCTGGACTTGCTTGAAGCCCTGCGCACCTCCTCGATACGCCTGATTCTGACCCGCCACGAACAGGGCGCGGCATTCATGGCGGCAACGCATGGACGACTCACCGGAAATCCCGGTGTCTGCCTGGCGACCCTGGGACCCGGGGCGACCAACCTGGTGACCGGCGCGGCTTACGCTCAACTCGGCGGGTTTCCCATGCTGATGATCACCGGCCAGAAGCCCATCAAGAAAAGCAAGCAGGGGCGCTTTCAGATCATCGATGTGGTGGATATGATGCAGCCGCTGACCAAGTTCACCAAGCAGATCGTCAACGTCGATCGGATTCCCGGCAACGTACGCGAAGCCTTTCGTCGAGCCCGGGAAGAGCGCCCTGGCGCGGTGCACCTGGAGCTGCCTGAAGATGTCGCTGCAGAACCCGCAGATTTATCCAGAACGCCGCTTTTTGCCATCAGCCATGCCCATCTGCCGCAGACAGACGACAAACTGATCGATGAGGCGGCCGCAATGGTTCGCGCCGCCGCCTATCCGCTGCTGTTGATCGGAGCCGGGGCCCAGCGTCACCAGGTCTGTCATGCCCTTGGCCGATTCATCGATGAAACCGGCTTCTACTTTCTGACGACGCAGATGGGCAAGGGCGTGGTCGATGAAAGCGGACCTCTGTTTCTCGGCACGGCGGCTCTTTCTGAGAACGATTATATCCATTGCGCAATCGATCGCGCCGATCTGATCATCAATGTCGGGCACGATGTGGTGGAAAAACCACCTTTTTTCATGGAACACAGCGGCAAAAAAGTAATCCATGTCAATTTCAGCTCAGCGGAAGTCGATAATGTCTACTTTCCGCAACTGGAGATGGTCGGCGATATTGCCAACAGTATCAAGCGACTGGGTGCGGTACTGGGGCGGCTGAATCAGGATTTTTCCTATTTTCACCGCATCAAGGAGCACCTCGACGAGCATCTGCGCGAGAAAATCGCGGACGAGAGCTTTCCCCTCAAGCCGCAGCGCATTGTCGCCGACGTGCGCCGTGTTCTGCCTTCAGAAGGAATTCTGGCCCTCGACAACGGCATGTACAAAATCTGGTTCGCCCGCAATTACCTGACGCATAAGCCGCACACCGTACTGCTCGACAATGCCCTGGCCACCATGGGGGCCGGCCTGCCTTCAGCCATGGAGGCGGCGCGACTGTTCCCCGAGCGCCGGGTCATGGCGGTGTGCGGAGACGGCGGTTTTATGATGAACAGTCAGGAACTGGAGACTGCGGTACGACTGAACCTCAATCTGGTGGTCCTGGTGATTCGGGATGAGGCGTTCGGCATGATCCGCTGGAAACAGGAAACCATGGGACTGACAGACTTCGGGCTGCAATTCGGCCCTGTCGACTTTGTGCTCTATGCGCGCAGCTACGGTGCCTCTGGCCACCGTGTCGAGCGCGCCAGAGATTTCGCACCCTTGCTGGAACACTGTTTTTCACAAGGTGGCGTGCATCTTGTCGATGTGGCGGTCGATTATTCAGAGAATATGAAGGTGCTGGGTGAGGAACTCAAAGAAAAGGTGTGCCTGATATAA
- a CDS encoding aldehyde dehydrogenase family protein → MTSPCDGRLIKTLRLQTIEEADRMLQTGQRLFKDREQWLSAERRMVILNKLAELVAAQAEDFAQLIASEGGKPLRDARVEVSRAVAGIRLAAQEIPCVLRGQQIPMGLTPETHGRMAFTLYEPIGQVVAISAFNAK, encoded by the coding sequence GTGACCTCACCCTGCGACGGCCGCCTGATCAAGACACTGCGCTTGCAGACGATAGAAGAAGCCGATCGCATGCTGCAAACCGGACAGCGCCTTTTTAAGGATCGCGAACAATGGCTCAGCGCGGAACGTCGCATGGTGATACTCAATAAGCTGGCCGAGCTGGTCGCAGCACAAGCTGAGGATTTTGCCCAACTGATCGCCTCCGAAGGCGGCAAGCCCCTGCGCGATGCGCGGGTCGAGGTCTCACGGGCGGTCGCCGGTATCCGTCTGGCTGCTCAGGAAATCCCGTGTGTTTTACGCGGACAGCAAATCCCCATGGGACTCACGCCGGAAACCCACGGGCGCATGGCTTTCACTCTCTACGAACCTATCGGGCAGGTTGTCGCTATCAGCGCCTTTAATGCGAAGTAG
- the tnpA gene encoding IS200/IS605 family transposase, producing the protein MSRFRKLTHAIWHCQYHVVWVPKYRFRVLEGELAQEVRACIRIFSEQSHCEIVELNIQKDHVHLIVMVPPKVSISELMGRLKGRSAIRILKRFSELRKKRYWGNHFWVPGYCVDTVGLDAEMIRRYVRYQEKREKDIEQQQLKY; encoded by the coding sequence ATGAGCCGTTTTCGAAAATTAACACATGCAATATGGCACTGTCAGTATCATGTGGTCTGGGTGCCAAAATACCGCTTCCGAGTTCTGGAAGGCGAGTTGGCTCAGGAAGTTCGAGCCTGTATTCGGATATTCAGCGAACAAAGTCACTGTGAAATTGTTGAGCTAAATATTCAGAAGGACCATGTTCATCTGATCGTCATGGTGCCGCCTAAGGTGTCCATCTCGGAATTGATGGGGCGGCTGAAAGGTCGATCAGCGATACGGATACTGAAACGATTCAGCGAGTTACGCAAGAAACGTTACTGGGGCAACCACTTTTGGGTACCCGGTTACTGTGTTGATACCGTCGGACTGGATGCCGAGATGATCCGCCGTTACGTGCGGTATCAAGAGAAGCGCGAAAAAGATATCGAGCAACAGCAACTCAAATACTGA
- a CDS encoding ABC transporter ATP-binding protein, which yields MLHCSQLKVVYREDDHNLLAVDGINLQLEAGRVLALVGESGSGKSTLARALAGLSPANARVSGQLQFRQQDLTRLTEEQWNTLRWSQIALVAQNGAAALNPSHRIADQVAEPLIVHRGMAKSPAQKQAASALAEMGLDPVLAGRYPHELSGGQIQRALLAMALILDPPVLILDEPTASLDPGTRNFIIELIVRLCARGKAILLITHDLDTCRRLADEVAVLYLGQIMEQLPADHLFTDPCHPYTLALARSYPTLDGGRELGGIRGDAFYRITHAHDEAGFDHTHIVTADNDDAGHAPRQGCLFAPRCTQAQLPCRSGEIAMIRRNTHRVRCRRGGIAPLLELHQVGKRYGKTVALHPENLTLRCGEVFSLVGETGSGKSTLAMIAAGAMPPDGGRRSFENRDMNDWLKKDRLGFARQVGVIDQHPDLAVSHRLCVLDIVAEPLRIQQPSFPLQDIERRVKQSLAEVHLPTRPEFLRHYPHQLNQGALQRLCIARALITGPRLLIADEPTSALDPSVQAKVMKVLLDLQIEKGLTLLLVTHDLGIARKVSDRIGVMHQGRLVEVGPAARILQTPQHPQTRHLLGQAHGGHV from the coding sequence ATGCTGCACTGTTCACAACTCAAGGTGGTTTACCGCGAGGACGATCACAACCTGCTGGCGGTGGACGGTATCAATCTGCAACTGGAGGCCGGCCGGGTGCTGGCGCTGGTGGGAGAATCGGGGTCGGGCAAATCGACATTGGCACGGGCCCTGGCAGGGTTGTCGCCAGCCAATGCCCGGGTCAGCGGGCAACTTCAATTTCGGCAGCAGGATCTGACGCGTTTGACGGAAGAACAGTGGAACACCCTGCGCTGGTCGCAGATCGCACTGGTGGCGCAGAACGGGGCGGCAGCGCTCAATCCGTCTCACCGCATTGCCGACCAGGTGGCCGAACCGCTGATTGTTCATCGGGGCATGGCGAAATCCCCAGCCCAAAAGCAGGCCGCCAGCGCGCTGGCAGAAATGGGCCTCGATCCGGTGCTGGCCGGGCGTTATCCCCATGAACTGAGCGGTGGCCAGATTCAGCGTGCCCTTCTGGCCATGGCCCTGATCCTCGATCCCCCGGTGCTGATCCTGGATGAACCGACGGCGTCACTCGATCCAGGTACCCGTAATTTCATTATTGAGCTTATCGTGCGTCTGTGCGCCCGCGGCAAAGCAATCCTGCTGATCACCCACGATCTCGATACCTGCCGCCGCCTGGCAGATGAAGTGGCGGTTCTTTACCTGGGGCAGATCATGGAGCAGCTGCCGGCGGATCATCTGTTCACCGATCCATGCCACCCCTACACCCTGGCCCTGGCACGCTCGTACCCGACACTCGACGGCGGGCGTGAACTGGGAGGCATTCGCGGCGACGCTTTTTATCGCATCACTCACGCCCACGACGAGGCCGGTTTCGACCATACGCACATTGTCACCGCGGACAATGACGATGCCGGTCACGCTCCGCGCCAGGGGTGCCTGTTCGCCCCGCGCTGCACCCAGGCCCAGCTCCCGTGTCGCTCGGGTGAGATTGCCATGATTCGTCGGAATACCCACCGGGTGAGATGCCGGCGCGGCGGAATCGCCCCTTTGCTGGAACTGCATCAGGTCGGAAAACGCTATGGGAAAACGGTCGCGCTGCACCCGGAGAATCTGACCCTGCGTTGCGGGGAGGTCTTTTCACTGGTGGGGGAAACAGGCTCAGGCAAAAGCACCCTCGCAATGATCGCAGCCGGGGCCATGCCCCCTGACGGCGGCCGGCGTTCCTTTGAAAACCGTGACATGAACGACTGGCTCAAAAAAGACCGTCTCGGTTTTGCCCGCCAGGTAGGAGTCATCGATCAGCATCCGGATCTGGCGGTCAGTCACCGCCTCTGCGTTTTGGACATTGTGGCCGAACCGCTGCGCATCCAGCAGCCGTCATTTCCGCTGCAGGATATCGAACGGCGCGTGAAACAGTCTCTGGCCGAAGTCCATCTGCCGACCCGACCGGAGTTTCTTCGCCATTACCCCCATCAGCTCAACCAGGGGGCCCTGCAGCGGCTGTGTATCGCCCGCGCGCTGATCACCGGACCGAGGCTGCTGATCGCCGACGAACCAACCAGCGCTCTCGATCCCAGCGTGCAGGCCAAGGTGATGAAGGTTCTACTCGATCTGCAGATCGAAAAAGGGCTGACCCTGCTGCTGGTCACACACGATCTGGGTATTGCCCGCAAAGTCAGCGATCGCATCGGCGTCATGCATCAGGGCCGCCTGGTCGAAGTCGGCCCCGCCGCCCGTATCCTGCAGACGCCTCAACATCCGCAGACCCGTCACCTGCTTGGGCAGGCTCATGGGGGGCACGTGTAA
- a CDS encoding ABC transporter permease: MALVLLTIALLGPALTFHDPHDIGFTPLSGPSAQHWLGVNDGGMDIGAELLYGLRNTLWFGLLGGTAALLLGIFVGLSSAWYGGWYDRFFMRMGDVLLAIPVVMPLILVAVLLRPSPEVIALLLALFSWPTTAKGLRAQALAVRNRAHVRAAQRMGAGGRYIITRHLLPELFPLYPTGWVTKIRMAIFMEASLAFLGLFSPERKSLGVMIRDAIEFYYLDLWWHWLLPPVFCLTLMLMSLTFIAIGLEQTFDPRLKDG, from the coding sequence GTGGCGCTTGTTCTGCTCACGATCGCCCTGCTCGGTCCCGCCCTCACCTTTCATGATCCTCATGATATCGGGTTTACGCCGCTGAGCGGGCCGTCGGCGCAGCACTGGCTTGGAGTCAATGACGGCGGCATGGATATCGGCGCTGAATTGCTTTATGGCTTGCGCAACACCCTCTGGTTCGGCTTGCTGGGGGGAACGGCGGCGCTGCTGCTGGGGATTTTCGTCGGCCTGAGCAGTGCCTGGTACGGTGGATGGTACGACCGCTTTTTTATGCGCATGGGGGATGTGCTGCTCGCCATTCCGGTGGTGATGCCCCTGATCCTGGTGGCGGTTCTGCTGCGTCCTTCGCCGGAGGTCATCGCTCTGCTGCTGGCCTTGTTCAGCTGGCCCACCACCGCCAAGGGGCTGCGTGCCCAGGCGCTGGCCGTTCGCAACCGCGCCCATGTCCGAGCCGCGCAACGCATGGGGGCCGGCGGACGCTACATCATCACCCGGCATCTGCTGCCCGAACTCTTCCCCCTCTATCCCACTGGATGGGTGACGAAAATCCGCATGGCGATCTTCATGGAAGCCTCACTGGCCTTTCTGGGTCTGTTCTCCCCCGAGCGCAAATCCCTCGGTGTCATGATTCGCGACGCCATCGAATTCTACTATCTCGACCTGTGGTGGCACTGGCTGCTGCCGCCGGTGTTCTGCCTGACTCTGATGCTGATGTCGCTGACCTTCATCGCCATCGGACTGGAGCAGACTTTCGACCCGCGCCTGAAGGATGGATGA
- a CDS encoding ABC transporter permease, with protein MRRDSVATLATYLLAALALIGVSYALPRLLPGDFVSATWGQSEAILTASQEAALRTHYLQDQSFGNYLLNLLRGQWGYSFALEQPVLSLISEALPWTLLLMGGAHLMASLCGFLIGVELAWRRGAKRERFGIGVMSALDAIPELVSGTLLLLVFALHLKWLPPGGAITPYADLGPISLLFDLGRHLLLPLSCLFLAYLPGNVLLARGSMVMVLRAPYVTTARAKGLPPWRVRYAHGARNALLPMVTRFGLRFSFMVTGALVVENLFSYPGLGTLLHQAIAQRDLPLVQGIVLLSSLLLLSVNLGLDLLYRRIDPRVCHGR; from the coding sequence ATGAGACGCGACTCGGTTGCAACGCTGGCCACATACCTGCTGGCCGCCCTGGCTCTCATCGGGGTGAGCTATGCCCTGCCCCGCCTGCTGCCCGGCGATTTCGTCAGCGCCACCTGGGGGCAGAGCGAAGCGATCCTGACCGCCAGCCAGGAAGCCGCATTGCGGACCCACTATCTTCAGGATCAGAGCTTCGGGAATTATCTGCTCAACCTGCTGCGCGGCCAGTGGGGATATTCCTTCGCCCTGGAACAGCCTGTGCTTTCCCTCATCAGCGAAGCCCTGCCGTGGACGCTGCTACTGATGGGCGGCGCTCACCTTATGGCGAGCCTGTGCGGCTTCCTGATCGGCGTGGAGTTGGCCTGGCGGCGCGGGGCGAAACGGGAGCGATTCGGCATCGGGGTGATGAGCGCCCTTGACGCGATCCCTGAGCTGGTCAGCGGGACGCTGCTCCTGCTGGTATTCGCCCTGCACCTGAAATGGCTGCCGCCCGGCGGCGCAATAACCCCATATGCCGACCTGGGACCGATATCCCTGCTTTTTGACCTGGGTCGCCACCTGCTGCTGCCGTTGAGCTGCCTGTTTTTAGCCTACCTGCCGGGCAATGTCCTGCTGGCGCGGGGCAGCATGGTGATGGTGCTGCGCGCACCCTATGTGACAACCGCCCGCGCCAAGGGTCTGCCGCCCTGGCGGGTTCGCTACGCGCATGGCGCGCGCAACGCGCTGCTGCCCATGGTGACGCGGTTCGGCCTGCGTTTTTCCTTCATGGTGACGGGGGCGCTGGTGGTGGAAAATCTTTTCTCCTACCCCGGCCTCGGCACGCTGCTGCATCAGGCCATCGCGCAACGGGACCTGCCGCTGGTGCAGGGGATTGTCCTGTTGTCCTCGCTGTTGCTGTTGTCGGTGAATCTGGGGCTCGATCTGCTCTATCGCCGCATCGATCCGAGAGTCTGCCATGGCCGTTAG
- a CDS encoding ABC transporter substrate-binding protein gives MNPVTESICALCLLLFTCALDASAQPCEKLKNSGSLPNEIRIADDRGDHGAPNPFRHYPRGSGYVRMSWVFDTLVWKDRNGSFVPSLAASWSYEEKEGTWIFNLDEKARWHDGRPVTADDVAFSFAYYEKHPYPWADTSVVEKVEVLSPHSVQLYPRRPYAPFLAEIGGTLPIIPKHIWQDIDDPRRFNAPEAFIGSGPYQFRDFNKVRGTYLFEAFADYHLGAPRVQRLIYLRSANPLAALATRQADLAAIRPEMIEPLKREGMCIIEDERGWVRKLMINHRRFPFSERSFRQALAHAIDRDKLIAKSQRGHAEAASFGLLSADHPFYNPDTPHYRHDPARALELLTELGFTRNDGGVLERDGKPLRVQLLSTRMTVAGGTGGERDGLILKQQLQAIGMEVDLLTLEQTTADQKISGFDFDLALSGHGGIAGDPRILNEMILPGRGGSNFNNARFEDSPLLTDLLQKQLAEMNPGRRHELVAQAQEIIARELPAIPLYHPRGLSAYRSESGIEWFYTPGGLGKGVPIAQNKRALLP, from the coding sequence ATGAATCCTGTCACGGAATCAATCTGTGCGCTTTGCCTTCTGCTATTTACCTGTGCTTTAGACGCAAGTGCACAACCCTGCGAAAAGCTGAAAAATTCAGGTTCCCTGCCGAACGAGATCCGCATCGCCGACGATCGCGGCGACCATGGCGCACCCAATCCTTTCCGTCACTATCCGCGCGGCTCTGGCTATGTCCGCATGAGCTGGGTGTTCGACACGCTGGTCTGGAAAGACCGCAACGGTTCTTTCGTCCCATCCCTGGCCGCTTCATGGTCCTATGAAGAAAAAGAGGGTACCTGGATCTTCAACCTGGATGAGAAGGCGCGCTGGCACGACGGGCGCCCCGTGACGGCAGACGATGTGGCCTTCAGCTTCGCCTACTACGAGAAGCACCCCTACCCCTGGGCCGACACCAGCGTTGTTGAAAAGGTCGAGGTGTTGTCTCCCCACAGTGTGCAGCTTTACCCCCGCCGCCCCTATGCGCCGTTCCTGGCCGAGATCGGCGGCACCCTGCCGATCATTCCGAAACACATCTGGCAGGATATCGATGACCCGCGCCGGTTCAATGCACCGGAGGCGTTCATCGGCAGCGGCCCTTACCAGTTTCGCGATTTCAATAAGGTGCGCGGCACCTATCTCTTCGAAGCTTTTGCGGATTACCACCTTGGAGCGCCCCGGGTGCAGCGCCTGATTTACCTGCGCTCGGCCAATCCCCTGGCGGCTCTCGCGACGAGACAGGCCGATCTGGCAGCGATCCGTCCGGAGATGATCGAACCGCTAAAGCGCGAAGGGATGTGCATCATCGAGGATGAAAGAGGTTGGGTGCGCAAGCTGATGATCAATCACCGGCGGTTTCCTTTTTCGGAGCGCAGTTTCCGCCAGGCTCTGGCTCATGCCATTGACCGGGACAAGTTGATTGCAAAAAGCCAGCGCGGGCATGCCGAGGCGGCCTCTTTTGGTCTGCTGTCCGCCGACCATCCTTTCTACAACCCCGACACTCCCCATTACCGGCACGATCCCGCTCGGGCCCTTGAGCTGCTGACGGAGCTGGGCTTCACCCGCAACGACGGCGGCGTACTGGAACGTGACGGCAAGCCGTTGCGTGTGCAGCTTCTCAGCACCCGGATGACCGTGGCCGGAGGAACGGGAGGCGAGCGTGACGGTCTTATCCTTAAACAACAATTGCAAGCCATCGGCATGGAAGTCGATCTGCTCACCCTCGAACAGACCACTGCCGACCAGAAAATAAGCGGATTCGATTTCGATCTGGCCCTCTCGGGGCACGGCGGGATTGCCGGCGATCCGCGCATTCTCAACGAGATGATCCTGCCGGGCCGGGGCGGCTCCAATTTCAATAACGCGCGTTTCGAAGACAGTCCACTCCTGACGGATCTCCTGCAGAAGCAGCTGGCGGAAATGAACCCTGGCAGGCGCCATGAACTGGTCGCGCAGGCGCAGGAGATCATCGCCCGCGAGCTGCCGGCGATCCCTCTCTATCATCCGCGCGGCCTGAGCGCCTACCGCTCCGAAAGTGGCATCGAATGGTTCTACACCCCGGGCGGTCTCGGCAAGGGCGTGCCCATTGCCCAGAACAAGAGAGCGCTGCTGCCATGA
- a CDS encoding TonB-dependent receptor yields MYHYALEWFVVLPFFFLFLLHPCHVFAEQSTALPTLSVVGQKLIIPTRQASETVYTGSEITRDGIRLQGERASTSVHEALNLLPGVNLSSSDGYGLAAEQNDLRIRGVPGRLGAMTVEGVPNYGGNPIGPRDYLYDMENIEAISVYKGAVPGDIGTGVGSRGGAIVLHPLWPQKDAGLQFKQSLGSHSYNRTFGRLDSGELLETQTRLSGSYSYTDADKWRGPGELGPRHNTNLGLAQPLGEHAEVKLWYNHNDLDQHLYRPLNFEEIRNLDDNYRKDFNEELSGNPTEDVYYYQYNRGSYRNRDLISTLTFDPSDVLHVSVKPFYSKEDTRVLQGNPAKGALVQQRNREIERKGVIAEVRADLPGIQTVAGHHFESLDMDIFSRNFAVTPDGLDYRGMGILASGGTSYINSPYLKFSGGSGSFNWQAGLKYFHFEDAAADGYVTGSGPDFDLKPAADLSRSETTYDIWLPTLGASFDLNPSLSIYASYGKNFIRPYAYMPLVNLYNTHRETFQGQEITLQKLFDGYAMERSHTVDLGARYLGEWFDLAPTLFFARHKNLLTTVYDPRVGLNYQQNVGEATGYGIDLEANLYPAENITLFCNLTYTVLTYDDDLTFAGRRVDADGRQVVATPREQLRAGIIWTPGHFEISPMLRYIGERYADMEHRQRVSSYTVFDLRGSYTFHNPGIGEQIRISLELNNLFDRRYTAVIDELDASLAGATTFYPGAPMTTILTASIQF; encoded by the coding sequence ATGTACCATTATGCTCTGGAATGGTTTGTCGTATTACCATTTTTTTTTCTCTTTCTGCTGCATCCATGTCATGTCTTTGCCGAACAATCGACAGCACTGCCCACTCTGTCGGTTGTTGGGCAGAAATTGATCATCCCCACCCGCCAGGCCAGTGAAACGGTCTACACCGGCAGTGAAATCACCCGTGACGGCATACGCCTGCAGGGAGAGCGGGCCAGCACCAGCGTGCATGAAGCACTTAACCTGCTGCCCGGCGTCAATCTGTCCAGCAGTGATGGATACGGTCTGGCAGCTGAACAGAACGACCTTCGCATCCGTGGCGTGCCTGGGCGACTGGGCGCGATGACAGTTGAAGGGGTTCCAAACTACGGAGGCAATCCGATCGGGCCGCGCGACTACCTCTACGATATGGAAAACATCGAAGCCATTTCGGTCTACAAGGGGGCAGTACCGGGGGATATCGGCACCGGGGTCGGCTCCCGCGGCGGCGCGATCGTGCTGCACCCGTTGTGGCCGCAGAAAGACGCCGGCCTGCAATTCAAGCAGAGCCTGGGATCGCACAGCTACAATCGCACTTTTGGCCGTCTCGACAGTGGAGAACTGCTCGAAACGCAAACCCGCCTGTCAGGCTCCTACTCCTATACCGATGCAGACAAATGGCGTGGGCCCGGGGAACTTGGACCTCGCCACAACACCAATCTGGGGCTGGCACAGCCCCTCGGCGAACATGCGGAAGTCAAGCTCTGGTACAATCACAACGACCTCGACCAGCACCTGTACCGGCCCCTGAACTTTGAAGAGATCCGCAATCTCGATGACAATTACCGCAAGGATTTCAACGAAGAGCTGAGCGGCAATCCGACTGAAGACGTCTATTATTATCAGTACAATCGCGGCAGCTACCGCAACCGCGACCTGATCTCCACCCTCACCTTCGATCCGTCCGATGTGCTTCATGTCAGCGTCAAGCCTTTTTACTCCAAGGAGGACACCCGTGTGCTGCAGGGCAACCCCGCCAAGGGCGCCCTGGTACAGCAGCGCAATCGGGAGATCGAACGCAAGGGAGTGATCGCAGAAGTCCGTGCCGATCTGCCCGGTATCCAGACCGTGGCCGGGCATCATTTCGAGAGCCTGGACATGGATATTTTCAGTCGCAATTTCGCGGTGACACCCGATGGTCTCGATTATCGCGGCATGGGAATCCTGGCCTCCGGCGGGACAAGCTACATCAACAGCCCCTACCTTAAATTCTCCGGTGGTTCAGGATCTTTCAACTGGCAGGCAGGGCTTAAATACTTTCACTTTGAAGACGCCGCAGCCGATGGCTATGTGACAGGCTCAGGGCCTGATTTTGACTTGAAGCCGGCGGCCGATTTGAGCCGCAGCGAAACCACTTACGACATCTGGCTGCCGACCCTGGGAGCATCCTTCGATCTGAACCCCAGTCTGAGCATTTATGCAAGCTACGGCAAAAACTTTATCCGCCCCTACGCCTACATGCCTCTGGTCAACCTGTACAACACCCATCGTGAAACCTTTCAGGGACAGGAGATCACCCTGCAGAAACTGTTCGACGGATACGCCATGGAGAGATCGCACACTGTCGATCTTGGCGCGCGGTACCTGGGGGAATGGTTCGATCTCGCACCGACCCTGTTCTTTGCCCGCCATAAAAACCTGCTGACCACCGTTTACGATCCACGCGTCGGTCTTAACTATCAGCAGAACGTCGGCGAAGCGACCGGCTACGGAATCGATCTTGAAGCTAATCTCTACCCTGCCGAGAATATTACGCTCTTCTGCAATCTGACATACACGGTCCTGACCTATGATGATGATCTGACGTTTGCAGGCCGCAGAGTCGATGCCGACGGGCGCCAGGTCGTTGCGACACCACGCGAACAGTTGCGCGCCGGGATCATCTGGACCCCGGGTCATTTCGAGATCTCCCCCATGCTGCGCTATATCGGTGAGCGTTATGCGGATATGGAACACCGCCAGCGGGTAAGCTCCTATACTGTTTTTGACCTGCGGGGCAGCTATACCTTTCATAACCCCGGTATCGGCGAGCAGATTCGAATTTCTCTGGAACTCAACAACCTGTTCGACCGCAGATACACGGCCGTTATTGATGAGCTTGATGCTTCTCTGGCCGGCGCAACGACTTTTTATCCGGGTGCGCCCATGACCACGATTCTGACAGCTTCGATACAATTCTGA